GTGCCTAGTCTGTATGTACACCCCTCACATGTGTGTGCCTAGCCTGTATGTACACCCCTCACATGTGTGTGCCTAGTCTGTATGTACACCCCTCACATGTATGTGCCTAGCCTGTATGTACACCCCCTTCACATGTGTGCCTAGCCTGTATGTACACCCCCTTCACATGTGTGCCTAGCCTGTATGTACACCCCCTTCACATGTGTGCCTAGCCTGTATGTACACCCCCTTCACATGTGTGCCTAGCCTGTATGTACACCCCCTTCACATGTGTGCCTAGCCTGTATGTACACCCCCTCACGTGTGTGTGCCTAGTCTGTATGTGCACCCCCTCACGTGTGTGTGCCTAGTCTGTATGTGCACCCCTCACATGTATGTGCCTAGTCTGTATATACACCCCCTCACATGTATGTGCCTAGTCTGTATATACACCCCTCACATGTATGTGCCTAGCCTGTATGTACACCCCCTTCACATGTGTGCCTAGCCTGTATGTACACCCCCTTCACATGTGTGCCTAGCCTGTATGTACACCCCCTTCACATGTGTGCCTAGCCTGTATGTGCACCCTTCACATGTGTGCCTAGCCTGTATGTACACCCCCTCACATGTATGTGCCTAGTCTGTATATACACCCCCTCACATGTATGTGCCTAGTCTGTATATACACCCCCTTCACATGTGTGCCTAGCCTGTATGTGCACCCCTCACATGTATGTGCCTAGTCTGTATATACACCCCCTCACATGTATGTGCCTAGTCTGTATGTACACCCCCTCACATGTGTGTGCCTAGCCTGTATGTACACCCCTCACATGTATGTGCCTAGCCTGTATGTACACCCCCTTACATGTGTGTGCCTAacctgtatgtgcacccctttcaCATGTATGTGCCTAGTCTGTActctcaggtccataaatattgggacatggacacaattctaacatttttggctctattcaccaccacaatggatttgagatgaaacaaacaagatgtgctttacctgcagactgtcagctgtaatttgagggtatttacatccaaatcaggtgaacggtgcaggaattacagcagtttccatatgtgcctcccacttgttaaggggccaaaagtaatgggacaattgtcttctcggctgttccatggccaggtgtgtgttattccctcgttatcccaattacaatgagcagataaaaggtccagagttcatttccagtctgctatttgcatttggaatctgttactgtcaactctcaagatgagatccaaagagctgtcaccatcagtgaagcaacacaacaaacccatcagagagatagaaaaaacattaggcgtggccaaaacaactgtttggaacattcttaaaaagaaggaacgcaccggtgagctcagcaacaccaaaagacccggaagaccacggaaaacaactgtggtggatgaccgaagaattctttccctggtgaagaaaacacccttcacagcagttggccagatgaagaacgctctccaggaggtaggtgtatgtgtgtcaaagtcaacaatcaggagaagacttcaccagagtgaatacagagggttcaccacaagatgtaaaccattggtgagcctcaaaaacaggaaggccagattagagtttgccaaacgacatctaaaaaagccttcacagttctggaacatctaatggacagatgagacatagatcaacttgtaccatagtgatgggaagagaagagtatggagaaggaaaggaactgttcatgatcctaagcataccacctcatcagtgaagcatggtggtggtagtgtcatggcgtgggcatgtatggctgccaatggaactggttctcttgtatttattgatgatgtgactgctgacaaaagcagcaggatgaattctgaagtgtttcgggcaatattatctgctcatattcagccaaatgcttcagaactcattgggcggcgcttcacagtgtagatggacaatgacccaaagcatactgcaaaagcaaccaaagagttttttaagggaaagaagtggaatgttatgcaatggccaagtcaatgaccggacctgaatccgattgagcatgtatttcacttgctgaagacaaaactgaagggaaaatgccccaagaacaagcaggagctgaagacagttgcagcagaggcctggcagagcatcaccagggatgaaacccagcgtctggtgatgtctatgcgttccagacttcaggctgtaattgacggcaaaggatttgcaacaaagtattaaaaagtgaaagtttgatttatgatgattattctgtcccattacttttggtcccttaacaagtgggaggcacatatggaaactgctgtaattcctgcaccgttcacctgatttggatgtaaatcccctcaaattacagctgacagtctgcaggtaaagcacatcttgtccgtttcatgtcaaatccattgtggtggtgtatagagccaaacatgttagaattgtgtcgatgtcccaatatttatggacctgacatgTAAGGGTCTTTGGGAAACTCAGTGACCTTTTAAAGGTGATGTCCATAGGagtgggtcctacctctgggactcgCCCCACCAGGGGAGCAAGCTGCGCAGTCAGTcttctattttcagaagtcccatagcattgAATGGAGAGGACACAGCGCATGCGCTCCATTCACAGCGGGTCCGGCACCTAACAGATATCCACGGGGTAATCTAGTCATATGTCACAATTGTAGAGAGAGCACAAGCCTTTAAATGGCGTTTACCTATAATACCAAATGATCACCTATTCAGCATCTGCTAGGGCCCCACTGACCATGAGAATGGGGGGATGGATTGGCAGTGGAGTgttagtgccttgcaaaagtattcaccccccttgacttttttcgtattttggtgcctcaaagcctgtaattaacatggattgtttgaggatttgcatcgtgtaatttacagaacatgccgacaagtatgaagatgattttttttattttattttattgtgaagcaaacaacaaataggacaaaataacaaagtcaatgtgcagaactattcaccccctaaagtcaatactttgtagatccACCttctgcagcaatcacagctccaggtcgctttggataagtctctgagCAGTCGCCACATCTTACCGCTGGGGTTTGTGCccgttcctccttgcagaacggctccggctccttcaggttggatgtttGCGCTTGCACCCATTATGCAAAATTAcggaacagatgtggacccagaaatagtcgtgtgaatggaccttcacATAGGGGGTCTTGGGATCGGTGATCTCCACGGTTGGACTCCCGCAGTCTTTTCATGTCTTTAAAAGGAGGACACTTCTAATGGCGCTACTTGTAGCCCCCCGATCCTCTCCGTGCAGACCGCTCGTATAGCAGCCATCGCTGAGTGCTCAGTTGTTACCCATGAGGGCAGAGCCCTGTCTTGGTGTCTGTGGACTTGGTGGCATCTCCTGTGTGTGACCGCCTATACTTCTCTCATTTACAGAATGGCAGATTGGGAAGCCGCTCCCGTCGGGGccgagaccgctgaaatcaaactGTTCGGGAAATGGAGTACAGATGACGTCCAGATCAGCGACATCTCCCTGCAGGTAAGTGTCAGCCGGACAGAGCCGCTCAGATTCAAAAGGGGGCGCTGAACGTCCCCCTGTAGTATCTGTGTGCGCTCGTGATTTTAGAGGGTCTGTCCACGATGGTTGTGGTGATTGTGTCTTCTGCATCCATGTTTCATCTCCGGTGTATTCCTTCCAGGATTACATTGCTGTGAAGGAGAAGTACGCCAAGTTCCTGCCCCACAGTGGAGGGCGCTACGCTGCCAAGCGCTTCCGCAAGGCTCAGTGTCCTATTGTGGAGCGTCTCACTAACTCCCTCATGATGCACGGGAGGAACAACGGCAAGAAGCTGATGACCGTCAGGATCGTGAAGCACGCCTTCGAGATCATTCACCTGCTGACCGGAGAGGTGAGGGCTGGCTAACACTGACTCCATGGAGAACGCTTGTATACAGCGTGTACGGCCCCTGATCTTCTGCTTGACCAGTAACTGATCAGAGGAGTCATGGTTTGTGCTTTGTTTTATGGTGGCCTGTATTCTGCTGGTGGCGATATCCCTGCAGCCGCTGAGTTTTTCCCTCTCATGTAGGGAATGTAGTCCCGATATTGGATGTGTGACAAGGTTTCATTACCAATATAATGCTGACATATAACCGTAGGGCATCAGGTCCATCCACCGTAGTGaaggagagccatctttcttctaTAGGCTCTGTGTGGTTCGTCATGACTAAGCTACAGCTGGTCACATTAAAGgagatcactaggatatgccaccagtgtctgatgggttcgggtcccagaggtgggacccgaacctatctctagaatggagcctgcaaagtgaGGGTGAGCGGACCACATATGCCCTGCCTCCCTccatttatttatatgggacttccAATAATGGCCGAGCGCTGGATCGgccatttccgtcagccccatagaagtgaatggagcagtgggtaTGCATGCGCAGTGCAAGCTCCATTCTAAAGATAGGcgcaggacccgcacctatcaaacaCTGGCGGCATTACCTAGCGATGTgtcgccaacccctttaatgtgacggCCAAGCACGAGATGCAGCACTGGCTGTTTTcgtcactcccatagaaatgaatggagggcggctgcgcgtgCATTGACCGCTGTCCTTCACTTTGCAAGCGCCATTCTAAAGATAGGCGCAGGACCCGCACCCATCAGACATTAGTGGGATAGGCTAGTGATGGGACAACAcctttttaggcctctttcacatgaaccgATTGTGTCCGGATCTCACAGGCAGCCATTCTCATGAGTGGTCAGGCACCTCCCTATCAAACTtggggctcatacacacaaacatttttttttttcccgtgtcTTTTTGCGGCCCGTACGCAGaaccaatggggccacaaaaaaaacggtAATGACTACGTGTCCGtacggctgttccgcaaaaacaaaatgtcccaTTGTCTGCATTACTGACGAGGGTAGGACTGTTCGGAGTACACACGAGCTGTATCTGCGGACCGCACAAcagacggtcgtgtgaatgtgcccTTGTTCCCTATCCTATGGATGGGAGACAAGTCGTGGTAATGGGTTCTGGCCACACGTGGGGTATTTTGTAGAAAATCCACGTGTATATTCTGCGGCTCGCTGAAGGGGCGATGGTCTGTGAGATATTTtggagacctatcctgagggaaaAATGCAGCATCCCCCGGGTGTGAATGAGGCTGTAATACACGGTGTCCGTGTTGTGCTGCGGACGCTTCAGCCATCTAGATGGGATCTAGGGGACCTCTTTCCATGGGTGAGGTGGGACAGTTGGAAATGTAGTGCCCTGAACACTAATATCCCTACCGCCCCGTCTGTCTCTTCACCAGAACCCTCTGCAGGTGTTGGTGAACGCCATCATCAACAGTGGCCCCCGGGAAGACTCCACCCGTATCGGTAGAGCCGGAACAGTCAGGAGACAGGCCGTGGACGTGTCCCCTCTCCGAAGAGTGAACCAGGTATCCGTCAAGGCTAGTGTTGGCCTACGattcttacccccccccccccctccatgtgccagcctcttaccCGCCTCTGCTTCTCCCGCAGGCCATCTGGCTCCTCTGCACCGGTGCTCGTGAAGCCGCTTTCAGGAACATCAAGACGATTGCAGAATGTGTGGCTGATGAGCTCATCAACGCAGCCAAGGTGAGCAGCGCCGCCGCCGCAGTCTGTACGAGTGCACGCCGCCGGGGGCGCTGGCCGATGACTCACTCTTCTTCTTCTCTCCTTGCAGGGCTCCTCTAACTCCTACGCCATCAAGAAGAAAGATGAACTGGAGAGAGTCGCCAAATCCAACCGTTAAGTCGTCGCCATCCTCTGCCCTCATCAAATAAAGAAAATATTTCAGTCACTGTCCGTCTCCTGCACTTGTACATGGTGGGATCACGGGGGCCGCTTTCACCCTGCTGGGGGGGGTCTTACTGTCCCCCCTCCAAAGCAGGACCAATGGAGAAGTCCATACTCCCTGCTCGTGGTCTGGTCCCCATCTGTCATCTGCATGCACGGGGCCAATGACAGGCCTTTGGCTTCAGAGGCGCAtgtggctccagatggcgaccaaaatggtcgccaatgcgacttagaatttacaaatggcgacaagactttttagtcttgtcgccatttgcgactagacccgctgccgcagctctgctcaatacagcggcggcacaggagctgatgttctcagcagcacaggaggagtctctccctcccccctgtgctgctgccgccgccgcctctgccaataagaagaggcaggaggaggaggggaggggctgtggccactgcgccaccaatgaagaaaactgacctgtaatacaaatacaggaggcgggtgccggaatcaaatagccggcacccgacctctgtgacagggagctgcgatcagctgcagttgagttaacccttcaggtgcggtacctgaggggttagggctctttcacacctgcgttcttgtcttccggcatagagttccgtcgtcggggctctatgccggaagaatcctgatcaggattatcctaatgcattctgaatggagagaaatccgttcaggatgcatcaggatgtcttcagttccggaacggaacgttttttggccggagaaaataccgcagcatgctgcgctttttgctccggccaaaaatccggaacacttgccgcaaggccggatccggaattaatgcccattgaaaggcattgatccggatccggccttaagctaaacgtcgtttcggcgcattgccggagccgacatttagctttttcagagtggttaccatggctgcaaggacactaaagtcctgacagccatggtaaagtgtagcggggagcagcatacttaccgtccgtgcggctccccgggcgctccagagtgacgtcagggcgccccaagcgcatggatcatgtgatcacatggatcacgtcatccatgcgcatggggcgctctgacgtcactctggagcgccccgggagccgcacggacggtaagtatactgctccccgctcctactatggcaaccaggactttaatagcgtcctggctgccatagtaacactgaatgcatttggaagacggttccgtcttcaaatgctttcagtacacttgcgtttttccggatccggagtgtaattccggcaagtggagtacacgccggatccggacaacgcaagtgtgaaagaggccttaattgtagctgatcgcagccccctgtcacaaaggtcgggtgacggctatgtttattatactggggtgatggggggcgcactgcgccaccaatgtttattatactggggtgatggggggcgcactgcgccaccaatgtttattatactggggtgatggggggggcgcactgcgccaccaatgtttattatactggggtgatggggggggcgcactgcgccaccaatgtttattatactggggtgatgggggggcgcactgcgccaccaatgtttattatattggggggggcacactgcgccatcaatgtttattatattggggggggcacactgcgccaccaatgtttattatactggggtgatggggggcgcactgcgccaccaatgttatactggggtgatggggggcgcactgcgccaccaatgtttattatattgaccttctactatgcattctgtattcagaatgctattatttccccttgtaaccatattataagggaaaataatacagtgaatagactttcatcctaggaaccatgcgtgaaaatcacaccgcatccgcacttgcttgcgattttcacacagccccattaacttctatggggcctgcgttgcgtgaaaaacgcacaacatagagcttgctgcaattttcacgcaatgcacaagtgatgtgtgaaaatcaccgctcatgtgcacagcgccatagaaatgaatgggtccggatttagtgcgggtgcattccggtattctgaatgccagatctggcactaatacattcctatggggaaaaatgctggatccggcattcaggcaaatcttcagttttttccgccggagataaaagcgtagcatgctgcggttttatcttttgcctgatcagtcaaaatgactgaactgaagacatcctgatgcatcctgaacggattactctccattcagaatgcatggggatatgcctgatcagttattttctggtatagagcccctgtgatggaactctatgccggaaaagaaaaacgcaagtgtgaaagtaccctaaaatattaagtttaaatcccccctttcccaattttacatataaaatatataaacaataaataaataaacatattacctagcgctgtccaaactattaaattattcaaaaatatctcctatgcggtgagcattcgccattttttagtcaacttgtcaccccaaaaaataggataggactattatgggccgaatgtttcataaaatgcgaaatgcacgcggcttttttttgttgttgttttttttgcgcggtattgagtatcgcaatacttttttatggtgacgaaagcgaatcaaaattttggtttcaaaacatccctacgccgatctgatcggcgtagcgttgtcacgataccaaaattttgattcagtttcgatttggcgcctaaatttttcagttcaggagccaatggctactaggtattttttttttaggcttcCATAGGTCCTGCTTTGGGGcaaaaacagacaaaaaaaagctgaacttgtctcgcttcagcaagtggcatttatggtagatgcagttactaatgtattgtgattgtccatattgcctccttcgctGGTTGGATTCCTCTTTCCTTCACATCATATactactcatttccatggttacgacccctGCTGCACGTGCCAATGCCTGCACGCTCCCGACTACCAGAGAGGCCaaagctttttcctatagcgtgcaggcacgaccaccgctgctggattgcagggtggttgtaactatggaaacgtgatggaaaaatgaatccagccagcaaagggggcaatatggacaatcacaatactatATCTCCTGTGTCTACATCATGaagtcccaccgccctgttcacacatggtaaatatgctgcagatttttattttaaaaacaagTTGTGACACAATCTATATGTATCTCAGCGTACGGGCCATGCTTCACCCTGCGCCATACAAAGGGGTAGGTCCGCGTGGGCGGGATAATTGAGATGCGGGTATTTTAGTGTCCGGATTATGGCTGC
The Bufo bufo chromosome 8, aBufBuf1.1, whole genome shotgun sequence genome window above contains:
- the LOC120977632 gene encoding 40S ribosomal protein S5, whose amino-acid sequence is MADWEAAPVGAETAEIKLFGKWSTDDVQISDISLQDYIAVKEKYAKFLPHSGGRYAAKRFRKAQCPIVERLTNSLMMHGRNNGKKLMTVRIVKHAFEIIHLLTGENPLQVLVNAIINSGPREDSTRIGRAGTVRRQAVDVSPLRRVNQAIWLLCTGAREAAFRNIKTIAECVADELINAAKGSSNSYAIKKKDELERVAKSNR